From a region of the Triticum aestivum cultivar Chinese Spring chromosome 7D, IWGSC CS RefSeq v2.1, whole genome shotgun sequence genome:
- the LOC123170913 gene encoding probable E3 ubiquitin-protein ligase ATL44, which translates to MRAQASILHRVALATTGPGETSSSPVSMVAPEQQQQQTAPVITVNSDMVIILASLLSALVLALGIALVTHCACRRRRSANSPPPPKGLKKNDIDALPVVCFAAVAPPQSSSSSLECAICLAEFMEGEGLRVLPRCGHGFHVACVDAWLRTCATCPSCRAPIVATPTVVVVVATNNRCERCGEVAAPNRGVEDMSLPPFS; encoded by the coding sequence ATGCGCGCTCAGGCGAGCATCCTGCACCGTGTCGCCCTCGCCACCACCGGGCCAGGCGAGACGTCGTCGTCTCCGGTGAGCATGGTGGccccggagcagcagcagcagcagacagCGCCTGTCATAACAGTGAACTCGGACATGGTGATAATCCTGGCCTCCCTGCTGTCCGCGCTCGTCCTCGCCCTCGGCATCGCCCTCGTCACCCACTGCGCATGCAGACGCCGGCGCTCCGCCAACTCTCCTCCGCCCCCCAAGGGCCTCAAGAAGAATGACATCGATGCGCTCCCTGTCGTATGTTTCGCTGCCGTGGCTCCACCGCAGTCATCGTCGTCGTCCTTAGAGTGCGCGATCTGCCTGGCCGAGTTCATGGAGGGGGAGGGACTGCGCGTGCTCCCGCGGTGCGGCCACGGCTTCCATGTCGCATGCGTCGACGCCTGGCTACGGACCTGCGCCACATGCCCCTCCTGCCGCGCCCCCATCGTTGCCACGCCCACTGTGGTGGTAGTAGTGGCGACGAACAACAGGTGCGAGAGGTGCGGCGAGGTGGCAGCGCCTAACCGTGGCGTCGAGGACATGTCCTTACCCCCATTTTCTTAA